CTAGGGTTTACCCCATTGAAAACTCTAGAATTGAAGAGTGTGATCAGGCAAAGGAAGGCTTAGCTTTTAGGTTTCTGTCGATCGTGGTCATTCTCATTTTCTTGACCATGTCTTCAACAAGTAAGTGTTATGTCAATGTTCTAAACTcatataaattcttttgtgGTAGATTTGTTTATCTTACATTTGGCATCATAGCcaaattttatatgatttagaACCTGATCGTTATTTATTacattcttttgattttgattattattgCGCACTCATTGTTAATTGCAATTGAGGAATCtagatttttttaactaaattgtTATCCTTGCAATCTTTTGtttcaattaatataatattatattatgtaatataaacaaacaaaaaaaggatTTGTTATTTTGTGTGTTTTCAAACACTATggtattaagttattttttcttttttcaattcaagCTAGTTGTTGtacattaataaatattgtttattCTATTGGTTACTGAATGcacattgagttttttttatgttgaactTGTTGTGTGCAATTTGTTTCATGATGCTTGTGGGGTTCTAACATGGTTTATTGGGAATTACTAATAATGAATTTGCGGCTAACAACTTGCGAGTTCGAATCTATGATATACTCACTAAACCAAACATATTCATGTTACTTGAATgccttaattttttgttttcttttctaagtATGAACTAGTgttaataattgaaatatatatcttCTACATCCTATTAATTTCCGCTGCTATGAATATTGTTGATATTTgtctacttatattttaaatgctAGAATGCCTTGATTTATGGTTATTACTATTTGAGTTCAAAACATGTGGAGAATGctctttaattgatttatgactAATAAGAATGCTTTTTTGATGCATTTGTTTATTGGCCCGGTCATGGTTTTGGAcaagaaaaaattgattaatgtaCAAGAATTTTTTTCATGGGCTACTATAAGTTGTTACTGCCAAAGTGGGACCACTTATattgattcatgattttttttttttgtaatttgagGAATGTTTTCGGTCTTTGCATGCGATTGCTTGCCCAAGGGAAGTTGTTGTATGTTTAGGTTGAGAGTTAAGAATGAATGGAGTTATTGGAGAATGCACTGAGTTGAGGGATTTGTCTGCCCAAAGGGGacaattttctaaattttgtgtATGCTCATGGATTAATCCATCTATGGTATTCGCCTAGTTTGTAACCTTGGTTTGTGCATTTTGTCCAAATGGGAATGTACTATTATATTGGTTTCACATTGATAGCTTGTTTCCTTTTCTTAGCTATATCTTGTCATGTAATATGTCCTAATGCATTCTTGTTTTGACTTAATAGTGAACTTTTCTATGAATAACTGTTTTGTTTCCATTGAGATCTAGAACGGATCAAATTACTGCAATTGGAAGCAAGATCTAAAATTCTCTTGGGGAATTTCTAATTTGATTTAGCTTTACGTGAGAGTAAGTTTGTGATCAATTTGGAGAGCATGTCTGAACAAAATAAATGTTTGGCTAAGTAGGAGAGGTCTAATAGGTTgaatttgattgctatcaagaaGACTGTCTCTGAACATCTTTTGAGTGGTCTTCCAGAGAAAGCAATAGCTAAGGAGTTCCTCAATGCTTTGGGAAAGAGGTACCAAGTATCTAATGACGTTGAGTCCAAATGTCTAATGAAACAATTAACAAACATAAGATATCATAATGTTAGGGGTGTAAGGGAATTCATTATGAAGATGGTTCACATCCAAACCAAGCTTAAATCTCACCAAATTgaccttaattaaaaaattcatagttAAACATGTCTTAAATAGCCTACCCACTAATTTCACACAAATTAAAATTGCCCACAATACCATTGGTGAGAAATGGACTATGAATGACCTTATTACCAAGTGTGTTGTTGAGGAAGCAAAactcaagaaagaaaagagtggCATAGCCATGTTATTAGTCCATGGCAAACCCACTTTTTACAAGGGACACtagaaaaatacaaataatgaaTCTAATGCATCTCATACATATCAAGGTTCAGGTAAAGGTCAGCACCACAATGTAGGAGGTCCTAGGTCAGCTATCTTTAAGAAAGGTATTTGGTGTTTCTGGTGTAAGGAGAAGGGGCATAAAAAATCTGATTGTGGAAATTTCAAGGCATGGCTAGAGAGCAAGCAAAAATTAGGAGGGGTTCATAAATTTTAGGGAGCCTAGTAAGAGGGAAAACAAGGGTAGGAAAGGATCTTGAAGTTTGCATTATGAAAGTGGGAGACATCAACCTAGTTTTAGCTTCTAGATTTGAATTGGTTTTGAAGGATATCTGTTATGTACCATCTTTTAGGAGAAATTTGATTTATGTTTCTCGTTTAGACAAACttggttttaattttacttttggtgataggaaaataaatttgatgttaAACTCCCAAATTATTGGTTATAGATTTTTTgttgatggtttatataaattgtctTTGGATTCAGACAATATTTCTTCATCTTTAGTTGTTGAGAATTTTGTTTCTAATAAATCTaaagttgaagaaaaatcatttaTGTGGCACGTGCACTTAGCTTATATTTCAAGGGAAAGGGTTTAGAGATTGACAAAGACATATATTCTACCTTCCTTGGCTTTTGATGACTTGGCTACTTGTGTGGATTGTATAAGGGGAAAGTTtactaaaaaacaataaaagcaCTACTAGAAATTCAGATCTTTTAAAGATTATTCATATAGACATTAGTGGACCCTTAAATTCTATAACTGGTGGTAACAAATTTTttcatcacatttttttatgattttcctAATATGGTTATCTTTACttgattaaagaaaaatttgaaacacttgaaaagttcaaaatttttaaaaacgaAGTTGAAAAGGAGTTGGGGAAAGTCATCAAGATTGTGAGGTTTGACCGTGGTGGAAAGTATTATGGTAAATATGGTGTAACTGGACAACATATGGGGTTATTCGCCTTATACTTGCAGGATTATGGAATAGTTCCACAATACACCATACATGGGACTCCTGAACAAAATGGTGTAGCCAAAAGGCATAACAGAACACTTAAAGATATGATGAGAAGCATGATGAGTAGATGTAACTTGCCAGAATTTTTATGGGGAGAAGTCTTGAAAACAACCCTTTACATATAGTTGAGACCACAATTGTGACTAGAGATATAGTTGGTTCTCAAGCCAATGATATGTTTGATCCTCCTATTGGGGATGAGAATGCACAAACTAATTGAGCAGATTCCACAATTTCCTTTGGGGAGGTCAATTAGAAAGAGGAGACATGCTATTGGTGATGACTTTCAAGTTTATCTTAGCGAGGATGCATATGACATTGGAGACATTGTTGATCCAAAGAGCTATCATGAAGTTGTTTCTTGCCCTTAGTCAGAAATGTGGAAGCATGCAATGAATGAAGAGATGCAATCTATGTCAGTTAATGGCATATGGGAGCTAGTTGAATTACCTGAGAATTTTAAGGCAATCAATTGTGAATGGGTCTTCAAGAAAAGAAGGACTTAAATGGTAACATTGAGATATTCAAGGCTAGACTGGTGGAAAAGGGTTTTATGCAGAAGGAGAGTGTTAACTTTAAAGAGACTTTTTCACTTGTATCAACAAATGATTCCTTTAGAATCATTATGGCCCTCGTAGCTCACTTCGATTTGGAGTtgcaccaaatggatgtgaagataGCTTTTCTGAATGGTGATTTGAGTGAGATAATATACGTGCAACAACCTGAAGGTTTTTGTATTAGTAGTAATAAGGACTTGGTATGTAAACTAAAGAGGTCGATttttggcttgaaacaagcTTTTAGACAATGGTACCTAAAATTTGATGAAGTGGTGAACTCCATGGGATTTGAGGAGAATAAGGTTGATTAATGCATATACGTCAAGGTCAATGGTAGCAAATTTATCTTCCTTGTGCTATACGTGGATGATATATTGTTGGCTTCTAATGACCTTGGCATGCTCCATGAGAAAAAGCATATGCTAACAGATATTTTGACATAAAGGATCTTGTTGAGGCTTCTTTTGTGTTGGGGATTGagattcatagagatagatCATGCCATACACTCAAGTTATCTCAAAATTCTTACATTGATAGAGTCTTAGAGAGATTCAATATGCAAAATTGTAAACCTATAGATGTTCCAGTTGTCAAAGGTGACAAATTCAACAAGGACCAATGTCCTAAGAATGAGATTGAGTGAGCGGAGATGAACGACAAATCTTTTGGGAGTGCTCTAGGCAGCCTCATGTATGCTCAGGTATGCACTAGACCCAATATTGCTTTCATAGTTGGCGTTCTTGGTAGATACCAGTCAAACCCTATGAATGATCACTAGATAGTTGCTATGAAGGTGATGAAGTACTTGTAAGAGACTAAGGAGTATATGCTCGTGTATAGGAGAGTTGACAACTTAGAGGTTGTGGGGTGCACGGATTCAAATCTTGGTGGGTGCCTTGATGATAGGAGATTGGCTTTTGGATACATCTTTATGTTGGTTAAGGGTGCGATATTGTGGAAGAGTaagaaacataattaattttgctCACGTGGAAGAATGTTAGAATTTTTCCATATATTCTTATGGGTcacaattaattataatattttattttataaaaaaaggacTAATATTATGATCCATTTAATGATACTTAAGTCTActaataatatgattaattatttacagGTTTTGGACACCTAATTTTGATCAGTGTGGAAAAATAATGTGAGCTTAACCATTGAGCCCATAATAGGAGGTACTTAAGGTTAATAAAAACAAGGTTAGGACTCTTTGTCATCgtgttattaattgttttttagagTTTATCGCATTGAAAACTCTAGAATTAAAAATTGTGATCAAGCAAAGAAAAACTTAACTTTTGGACTTTTACCGGTTGCATTACTTATAAGTCGTTCTCATTTTCTTGACCATATTTTCATCAAAAAGTGTTATGTTAATGTTCTAAACTTATAAATTTGTTCTTGGTAAATTTATTTGTCTTCGGTAACAACTCACGAGTCAGTCATGAAAagaaattatgaaataaatGTGCACCAAAGCGGCAGGTACCATGGCATCTATCCCATTACCCTGTAGACAAGGCTATTCATGCCTTTTTAAACGAGCAAACCCTTGATGACAAGGCTACCCCACTACTCTGTAAATAAACACATCTAAATTTTCGCTCTTTTGATCATTCCTTCCTAAACTTTTTCTGCTATTAAAAACTTGATTCAACTCTGTTTATTTTTTCAAGTCGGCAAAACTAAAGTTCTCACAAAACTGGATTTCAACTTTTGTCAACACCAAAAAAGGACAAAATCATAAACGACAGAAGTATCACCTTTCCCATTTTGAATTCATATTTTCAAAGGACTGAAAGGAGCACTAAGAGGAGTAAATGAACAATTCCAGGAAAAACACATGCAGTGCAACAATCTAACATGAAGCAAACAACGGAAATTAACGATGAAAGATCACATGGTTAATATCTCTTGGGTGACCCCTAGAATataatcaatttattaaaaataagtgtcATGACATTAAAATGCAGAAAGTGAGGTTTCTTATCCCAAATGTTGCTAAAATCTACACACAAAAAAAGGtcctttttttgttctttagCTACTCCCTgttaatttggtttttttaaagaatattaaGTTTTGCCCTTTGGGTCTTGCTAACTCTAGGTGCCTAGTTAGGTTGTAATAAATTCAAAGTTCAATCAGAAATAGATTTTGTTAACGGATAAAATTTTGATGTATttggtgttttttattttcgaaATATAAGTTAGTGACGATTATTAAGGTCAAACTGTAATTTTAAtctaagaacaataaaaaaaaaaaacctaatatttttaagttaatttgttATGACTAACAAACTCATCcgtaaatgaataaaattaataaataagtatgTTATGGGTAGTTCGGCAGTCATGTTCAAGCACAGCAACACagtattatgtattttttgtttgtgtttgtcttAGGCTTGAAAAAACAACATGACCCCATGATGTCTTTCTTTCACTACTCTATGCCTAACTCTGAAGTAGAAGCAAAGAAAACAGAATATAAATGGACCTAACCAACCAAACCAATGATCCTCAAATATTACTTACACCCTCCATCTCCAAAATTCTTTCTCATCCATTCCAACAATGGATTTCAGCTCCACCGTCGACACTTCTCGTCCTTTCACCTCCGTCAAAGAAGCCGTCGCCATATTTGGCGAACGCCTTCTCCTCGGAGAAATCTACTCTCCAATAAAGAGAGAATCATCATGGAGGCTGtcatcaccatcaccatcacCTTCATCAAGACCAATGAAAACTGATGAAGAgaataacaacaataacaatggCCAGCTTGCTGATATAATAAAGAAGCTGGAGGCGGAGCTTGAGCAAACAAAGGTGGAGCTGAAGCTGTTGAAGGAAAGAGGGAGCGAAACGGAGGTGGCATTGGCAACGCTCAACGCAGAGCTTCACAAGAACATGTCCAAGTTGGCTCAGGCCGAGGCCACGGCGGCGGGGAAGGCGGCGACAACAAAGACGGTGAGGTTTGAGATCAGCGAAGATAGAAAGGATGGAACagtagagaagaaaaaagagtcACAAAGTTTGTCTCACATGCTGAGTCTTGGAGAAAAAGATCATCTTTTCGGAGGGAAAAAGGGTaaaaaacagaaacagaaacagaaacCTATCATCCCTCTCGTGGGGgatttgtttttcaagagaaaatCATCTTCTACAACTAGTCACCATAATCCTCTTTACGCTTCTCCTTTTTAATCTATGTATGTGTTGTTTCTGCTATGtgtgtctttctttttttcgtGGCCTTGGGTTCGGATTATGTCTTCTATTGtttgtaaaaaatttaagttgGTATGTATCTAGTATCCACGTAAAATCCa
Above is a window of Glycine soja cultivar W05 chromosome 12, ASM419377v2, whole genome shotgun sequence DNA encoding:
- the LOC114379252 gene encoding WEB family protein At3g51220, giving the protein MDFSSTVDTSRPFTSVKEAVAIFGERLLLGEIYSPIKRESSWRLSSPSPSPSSRPMKTDEENNNNNNGQLADIIKKLEAELEQTKVELKLLKERGSETEVALATLNAELHKNMSKLAQAEATAAGKAATTKTVRFEISEDRKDGTVEKKKESQSLSHMLSLGEKDHLFGGKKGKKQKQKQKPIIPLVGDLFFKRKSSSTTSHHNPLYASPF